A genomic window from Scylla paramamosain isolate STU-SP2022 unplaced genomic scaffold, ASM3559412v1 Contig20, whole genome shotgun sequence includes:
- the LOC135097462 gene encoding uncharacterized protein LOC135097462 isoform X1, which yields MLLRPSLSIQRDPQVLVVESCLDSVDGKQSGFQSKVVVIHGQDTREDALQLASQLRNPMEGNRLYVLLLQESKKNTQVKSSLRCDPWNSIHKWFIKVDAVLPVLSPQLLRQIQNRDFSRESEWEKRYNCFAHSMMLDQHVEYGSKNGFCRAVCPARFPEERCLRSDAFTHAVFTTMEECPHFQDLTVKRFLKTLLEHNRRDILSKLEKFVRLKPGSDAAKTFTVYPEGSAGAGGGILLGQCACNTQAHFSKRLTLCCRYCRLSFCVRFRTETSAERVSGRNATTALPTR from the exons ATGCTGCTAAGACCTTCACTGTCTATCCAGAGGGATCcgcaggtgctggtggtggaatcTTGCTTGGACAGTGTGGATGGCAAGCAGTCAGGGTTCCAgtcaaaggtggtggtgatccatGGCCAGGACACCAGGGAGGATGCACTGCag CTTGCATCTCAGCTGAGGAATCCCATGGAGGGCAACAGATTGTATGTGTTGCTTCTGCAAGAGTCTAAGAAGAACACACAAGTTAAGAGCAGCCTGAGGTGTGATCCATGGAACAGCATCCACAAGTGGTTCATCAAG GTTGACGCTGTGCTGCCGGTACTGTCGCCTCAGCTTCTGCGTCAGATTCAGAACAGAGACTTCagcagagagagtgagtgggagaaaCGCTACAACTGCTTTGCCCACTCGATGATGCTAGACCAGCATGTGGAGTACGGGAGCAAGAATGGGTTCTGCCGTGCCGTTTGTCCTGCCAGATTCCCGGAGGAG CGGTGCCTGAGAAGCGATGCCTTCACCCACGCAGTTTTCACCACGATGGAGGAGTGCCCACACTTCCAGGACCTTACTGTTAAGAGGTTCCTGAAGACCCTACTTGAGCACAACCGCCGAGACATTCTCTCCAAGCTGGAGAAGTTTGTGCGCCTGA AGCCAGGGAGTGATGCTGCTAAGACCTTCACTGTCTATCCAGAGGGATCcgcaggtgctggtggtggaatcTTGCTTGGACAGTGTGCCTGTAACACACAGGCACATTTCTCCAAAAG GTTGACGCTGTGCTGCCGGTACTGTCGCCTCAGCTTCTGCGTCAGATTCAGAACAGAGACTTCagcagagagagtgagtgggagaaaCGCTACAACCGCTTTGCCCACTCGATGA
- the LOC135097462 gene encoding uncharacterized protein LOC135097462 isoform X2, giving the protein MLLRPSLSIQRDPQVLVVESCLDSVDGKQSGFQSKVVVIHGQDTREDALQLASQLRNPMEGNRLYVLLLQESKKNTQVKSSLRCDPWNSIHKWFIKVDAVLPVLSPQLLRQIQNRDFSRESEWEKRYNCFAHSMMLDQHVEYGSKNGFCRAVCPARFPEERCLRSDAFTHAVFTTMEECPHFQDLTVKRFLKTLLEHNRRDILSKLEKFVRLS; this is encoded by the exons ATGCTGCTAAGACCTTCACTGTCTATCCAGAGGGATCcgcaggtgctggtggtggaatcTTGCTTGGACAGTGTGGATGGCAAGCAGTCAGGGTTCCAgtcaaaggtggtggtgatccatGGCCAGGACACCAGGGAGGATGCACTGCag CTTGCATCTCAGCTGAGGAATCCCATGGAGGGCAACAGATTGTATGTGTTGCTTCTGCAAGAGTCTAAGAAGAACACACAAGTTAAGAGCAGCCTGAGGTGTGATCCATGGAACAGCATCCACAAGTGGTTCATCAAG GTTGACGCTGTGCTGCCGGTACTGTCGCCTCAGCTTCTGCGTCAGATTCAGAACAGAGACTTCagcagagagagtgagtgggagaaaCGCTACAACTGCTTTGCCCACTCGATGATGCTAGACCAGCATGTGGAGTACGGGAGCAAGAATGGGTTCTGCCGTGCCGTTTGTCCTGCCAGATTCCCGGAGGAG CGGTGCCTGAGAAGCGATGCCTTCACCCACGCAGTTTTCACCACGATGGAGGAGTGCCCACACTTCCAGGACCTTACTGTTAAGAGGTTCCTGAAGACCCTACTTGAGCACAACCGCCGAGACATTCTCTCCAAGCTGGAGAAGTTTGTGCGCCTGA GTTGA